The genome window CACGAATGTCCGGCGCACCAGCGAGAGAAAAAAAACCCCCGCATCTGATGTGGCATTATGCTCTGCTGCGCTTGCTAGGTAGCTTGGTAGGTACGTACCTTGGTGTTTTCCTTGAGCAACCGCCTCTCCTCCTCCTCCCCTTCTTGCTAGTAGTATATAACATCCCCCGATCCCGTCCCTCGCAAAATTTCAGGCCTCTCGCCGCGCCATTTCCACCTTAAAACTGATCCCTTCGCTTGAATCTCCCTTCTTCTTAAAATAGATCGCGCGCGCATGATGACAGTCGACCTTGGCCTGCAggcggcgccgccgccgtcgtcttCCGGCGGCGTGCCGAGCAGTTGCACGGCGCTGCCGCCGGGGTTCCGGTTCCACCCCACGGACGAGGAGCTCATCGTCCACTACCTCCGCAAGCGCGCGGCCGCGGCGCCGTGCCCGGCCCCCGTCATCGCCGAGGTCGACATCTACAAGTTCGACCCATGGGACCTGCCAGGTTAGCTAGGCATCCATCGGTCGTCGTCGTCGATCGAGcttcatgcatgcatgcatgtcgcCGCCATCATAATAAGTTCGCCGCgcgcgcacgcacgcacgcacgcatcaTGCTTTATTGCTTGCTCGACGACGACGACCATTCATCCCGTTTCTGCCACGCATGCATGCAGCCAAGGCGGTTTTCGGGGAGGCGGAGTGGTACTTCTTCAGCCCGAGGGACCGCAAGTACCCCAACGGCGTGCGCCCCAACCGCGCCGCCGGGTCAGGCTACTGGAAGGCCACCGgcaccgacaagcccatcacgctctcctcctcctcctcctcctccgccgccgccgccgccggcatgATCGGCGTGAAGAAGGCGCTCGTCTTCTACAGGGGGCGGCCGCCCAAGGGCGTCAAGACGAGCTGGATCATGCACGAGTACCGCCTCGCCGAGGCGCTCCACGCCGTCGTCAACGCCTACAGACCCACGCGGTTCAAGAACAACGCCTCGTCGTCCATGAGGGTACGCGCGCACGCCACTGCACCTCCACAGTCGTCGTCACTGCCTAGCTAGCTCGATCGTACTCGTAGCGTGGACTCCGAGAGATCCGAATCCGATCGACGATCCTTCAAATCTCCATGCACAAAACCAGTTTATCCAAAAACTAacgactagctagctagctacaaACTGTATCCAAAGCTAACTATAAATTgcgagaaggaagaagaaaaaaacAAGAACAGAACAGAAAAACACTTCGTGCATATGCGCGTGTCTGTCTTCTTGCTTTTGGTTTTAGATCTGGCGTACGTAATTACTCGATTAGTTTTGAGTTTTGAGAGGAGGACAGCCGTGCAAAATTGATTCTGTCTTTATTATATGGTTGATGACGATAGGAGAGCTAGCCTGCACCCGCATATAACTAGgaatctttttttttctttttttccctgTTACTTTTGAAAGTTTTCTTCCTCCTGTTGCTTGTGTGTGGATGCCAGTTTAAGCAAGTTCCCGGGGTCAATGAACCACTGCGTTTCTTTAACCCCTTCTCTCCTTGATAGAGAGAGACGTCAACTCGCTCGGCTCGACCGAGATATACACAGCGACCAGATTAACTGATCCATCCCAATTCCCATCCGTGTGCCAATTATTGGCGTGTTGATCGCGCGCACTGGTCACTTTCGCTCCCGAGCTAATTAGCTTCCAGTCAATGACACGTGTTCGGCGTACGTCACGAGATCGAAAGCTAGCTAGCTCGAGCCATCACTGACACCTACTGTTGGTCGACAACACCCGCAGCTGGACGACTGGGTGCTGTGCAGGATCTACAAGAAGACCACCCCGCAGCTGGCGTACAGCATGTCGCCGCCGCCGCACGAGGAGGTGGAGGCGTCGTCGACGTCGTTcatggacggcggcggcggcttcgACCTCAGCCGCCTGCACCCGGCGGACGACTCCGCCTCCGTCTCCGCCGACGACGACATCATGGcgttggcggcggcggcggccacgtCGTACTACGCCGcccggccgctgccgcgcccgGCGTCCATCTCGGACTACCTCCTCGACTACTCGGCCGTGTCCGAGCTGTTCGAGGCCACCCCGCTAACGGAGACGACGGCGCAGCCCGGGACGGCGACGGACGCAGCAGGCGGGTTCTACTACGACTTCGGTAACGGCGGCGGCGAGCCTGCTGCAGCCGCCTCCGTAGTAGCGCAGCAGCATCAGCTGAGCCCACTCAAGAGGCGGTCTTCCGTGGACGAGGATAACTGCAACGGTGGCATTACTGACATGCTGCACGCTTCGTCGTCGTCCAGCAGCAAGAGGGTGATGGGCGATCATCACTCATCGTCGTCGTCCATGGCTGCAAACAGCTCCGTGTTTGAGCCCGGACAGACTTCTTCTCATCAGCTGCACGACAGAATATGACGCAGCAGCATGCATGCATGGGTGGTCGCTCCCTCGCTGCTGATTATGCTAGGGCTAGCTAGGAAAGAATACCGCTGCTGATTATTAATTTCATTAGTATTCATGATTGATAAGGAAGGAATTCAACATTTATGGATTATTAGTATATATTATATATGTagttataaataatatatatacttACCCAAGTTTATATTGTAACTGTGTAAAAATAGATTGATTAGAGCAAAAGGATATTTACAGTGACGATTTCACTGGCTATAGTTAGATCTGATTGTAGCTAGATGTAATGCACCTAGGTAGCTATAGGTTGTAACATGCATGTAAGAACACATTTGTTGAATAAGATCCCATAATATGTATAAAAATCTGTTTTCCATTATATATATGTGAGTAGATACATAGCACATATATataaatgtctagattattattattattattattattattattattattattattattattattatttcttATACGTAGGCACTGGGAAATCGACGGTCTAGGCCATGCGCGATTTCCAGCCTTCGAAGCAAACAGCCTGATCTTTAGGACATGTTTAAGAGCAAGGTAAATGATGGAGATTAGAGAGGCTAAAATATTCTTGTTATTCAAAATTAATATTAAAGAGGTTTTAGCCTCTTCGGACTGTGTCTCCATAGAGTATAGAAAATAGAGACGTGAAACTATAGATAACACTGTTTACATAGAAAAGTTTAAAATAAGATATAAGATAGAGGATCTGCTGCAGAAAATTAAGATTAAATCCTTTACTATTTAAAATTAAatagagagatttaatcttctattCTCTCTCAATCCACCTCTAATCAAACAAACTCTCAGCGCCCTCCACTTATCTAGCTCCTAAACAAGCTCTAGAGTGTCAAACCACGGCTGAATCGGAGGGAAACCAATCCTATACATGCAGTTACTTTTCATATCGGGCCAACATGTCAGTGACTTATCTACAGTTAGATCCTGCTGCAGATGATCTTGTCGCaatcgggagagagggagagcAATGTGTCTGTCTTTTGTATTTGTTTTGTTTTGCGCCTGAAAGCTTTGGTTCATTGCACCAAGCAAAGGGAAATAGCTAGATGCATGGAGAGAAAACATATCTATCGCAGCAAGTTGGAAGAAGAAATCCGTCCTTATCCATAAACGGCGAATAATAATGGCGATGGATGCTGGATCGGGCACGCACCTTGTTGCTCTCTCTGCAGTGCTGAAGATGAGAGTAGTTTAACTGGACTGTATGCACATTCTTCCACATCTGTTCGAATTTGTCAGTAGTACACCATCTGAACCAGGAACCATGGTCGCCATCTCGTCAAGGGAGCTGGACCATGGCGAGCAAGCAGTCGCCGAAGTGCAATACCATTGTGCAAGGGTCCGACGCGCCTTCTGTCACGCGTATGTGTGCCTCTGCTGTGTGGGGTCAGCTATGACTTGCTGCTGTGAAAGGTTTATGTATTGTGGAGTGTTGCTGGTGAAGGTCATCAAACAAACAGTTAATACAATTTCAGTCTATTCCTCTCTGTGCTATCTTCTTCCTTCCGCTCCTCTCTGCTTGCTCCTCCTCTGTGTACCCTTCTgctaacaattggtatcagaggatcgATCCTCGGCATCCGTCATGGCACCTTCCTCTTCATCGGATTCCTCACTCGCCCCTGGCTTTGGAAATCCAGACTCGCTTGCTCCTCGCCGAGTTGGACAAGCGATTCCAAGCCTTCGACAACAAGTGGGACTCCAGAGTGTGGACGCTGCACTCCTCCGACAACGACGACTCGGTCGCCGGCCCCGTCAATGCGCTCGCTGACATTAAGCTTGCTGACACGCCCATACCCGGGAGCTGCCTCATCTCCATCGACTCTGACGCGCCGCTCGACGTCAACCTCACCAGAGGCGGGCCGCCCTCCATCGATGGCCACTCCGCCTCCCTCACCCCATTCGTCCACGACGTCGCCGCCCAGTTCTGTTACCAGGAAGTCGAGGCACACCTCACTGCATCAGACGACGGCGACAGATCAGACATCCGCGAGACCGACGTCAGGGCCCCCGCGCCCGACGACGGGTTGTTGGTGTCGCTCGAGGGCATCTGCCAGGAGGGGAACCAAGGCGAGGAAACCGCACCGGTGGCCGACATGGACCTCCCCGCGGCACACGCCAACGCATCAATCGGCGCCATGACTTCCACGGTTTCCATGGGGACCGCATCGTTCGGCACCTGCTCCGTGCGAAGGGGTCACGTTGCGAGCGAGTCTCTGGCGTCCGCGCTCAAGTTGCTCGACCGAATGTCTAGCCCAGGCTTGTACAGCTGCTCGAACACATCCGCTACGACTTCAACTTTGGCGCTGGAGCACCAGACTCGTGCCATCCTCGTCGATGCCAAGGCGTTCGATCGACTCGTCCACAACCTCTCCTGTTTCTCTGCGATCGGTCCCGACGAGGCCGAGTCCGTGTACCGGATCCTGGGCATCCTCCTGCAGCACGGCCCCGCCAATCAAAAGCGCTTCGACCAGATCAATGGAGTCGATGCCCCGCTTCAGGTGGTTGCTGTGTACACATCTAGGGACCCGAAGACCCCCGATGAGGTGGAGAAGCTCGAGAACATCTACCACTGTCTCTGCGACGTGCTCATGCCCCTGGAGAACAAGGAGAAGTTTGTCAAGGCTGAAGGTATTGAGTTCAGCACGCCGTCCGTGCTGGTGACCGAGGAGGACGAGGTTCTCAACGCCTTGCCCAACAGGTGTTCGATGAATTGCTTCATCATCGTATATAGCTATTTCTTGCCTCTATTCAGTTGCAGCTGGGATGCTGTGCCGCATAGGCAACCATGGCCACCACCCGTACAGTTTGTGATATTGGGTGAGGGTGTTCCAAGCTGCCTTTCACCTTGGCCATCCTTCATCTTCGTTGAGTTACCTACAGTGAGGTATTTCTGTTTGTTACCTGAGCTTCTATGGGCAGTATTAGCTTATCAATGTGGCAGCATTATATTTGTTGGTGTGGTCGAAGTTGCTGTACGACTTGATTTGTCGACCTTCCATGAAGTTGCAGATGATGGAGAGCAGCTTGGGGAGCGTGTGGCTGAGCTGGATGTACCTGTCAGTGGAGTTGAGGACGGACTGGCAAACACAATCCTCATATGGAGCTGTTTCTCACCCACTCTGTGTTGGAAAATTCCGTGGCCACCACCCTTTTTGTTGGAGAGTTTTTATACTGGAGATCATGCATTGTTTATCAAGGAAATCGCAGCAATCAATTCTCTGGAGCATCTCAACTCTCTCCTGAATGTGCTTCAAGCACGTGGTGAACAAGTTGTTTTTCCTAGATTTGGAAGACCTTATGTGTTCAATGCAGAGATGATAAAAATAGTTAAACATACATCGGAAGCCAAAGATTCAGCTCGAGTGGCACTGAAATCAACATGGTGGACGCTTGGCTGCAGTTACGAAGAGGATGCTGAACTACCTTCATTACTGGATAGATGTCTGCTATTGTTGATTTACGAAGAGGATGCTGAACTAATGGACTTGGAAGATCTATATTTCAGCAGATCAGCTAATATTGGAGCGTTCATTTGTCCACAGTGCTATGGTGTTCACAGTGCTATGGCATTGATGGATTCCTCGTAGCGCTGCTCGTCGGAGTCGACACCGCTGTCGAAGAGGTTGCCCCAGTTGTCGGTGACCACGTCGGCTCCGACAACCGTGGACTGGGTTGGAACAGGGACGCGTCTGGATGCCTCTCGCGCGGCATCCCGCATGGCCCATTGCGCATCGAACTTGTCAAAGAGCTCGCTAATGGCGTCGAGGATGAGCTTCGTGTCGAGCGACATGTCGATGCAGTGCAGTCGAGGAAAACAGATCGAGGTAGAAAACTTTGAGGATCGAacacctctgataccaattgttagcAACTTAGGTCACTCAACTCAATTAGGCAGCACGAAGAACACAAATTTAGAGAATCTGATACAAATTCAGAGAAGAGTTTGGGGAATAGGAGTAAGGGAAAAACAGAAAGGAGAAGCGCAACAACTATAGTGATCTAGAAGGAAAAGGGATCTGGGTACATGAGAAGAGAGGGGTGGAGAAGATGAACAGTACGAGAAGTAGAAACTAGACAGTGTATGTTTCTGTAATAATTCTTTGATGTCCCGTTCCTCTCCCTCCTTGCTTCTTTGTAGCACAAGCCATCATATAGTTGGGCTGGACCATGGACTATTGGGCCGGCAGTCCCTAACATTCCCCCCTTCTTAAAATTCGGCTTGCCCTCAAGCCGATGTGTAGCATTACTTCCATCAGGATCCCAAGAAAATTGCAAGCACCTGATGCTTCTCAACCAGATGAGCATGATCCATATAACTGAATGAACTACCTGGAGAATCCTTTGTGATGCAAACACAAATGCAGCATCGACGGACAAAGCCTTTCTTTCTCTTGCACTTGGACAGAAGGAAAGGTGACACACCGTTGACAGGTTGTAACACCAGGCATGTAGCATCTGGAGGTCTAACGCCACTCTGCCAGGATCCCAAGGAATTAGCAGGCCAATGGTCCATGTCAAATATTGATCACAGCCGACTAGGTATGTTATTCCAATAGAGGTCAGCATCAAACAAAGCTCATGATTGCACTGTGATACCTTGAACACGATCATCAGATGCACTTTGTCCAAGACAAATATTGAGATCAGATTGCCACTCAGAAGTACCAGTACTTGTATTGAGGTCAGGTTGCAGTCCAACCAAGTAACCAGAGTATGTGTAACTTCTAATTTCCCCCCAACACCTGTAAGTGCATTTGTTGTTGTTGCCAAATTGAAAAAACTGAAACAAACTTGCATCCTGCCAACTTCCTGTGGTGAAGAAATCGGTATGGCAAGGCTTGTGGTCGATACACTGAGAAGCGCATTTGTCGGTGACGAGTGGAGCATCATGGATGTCGAGATTGACATGGGAGTAAGAATCCCGTCCTCGGTGCTGGTCGAGTGACAGATGCTGAACAAGAGCCCATACTTGGAGTAGGACACCGGATCCGCTTGAGCGAGCTGAAGGCGTTCGACGACAACAAGGCCGGCGTCAAGGGCCTCGTGGACGCTGGCGTCACGACCATCCCTGCCATCTTCCGTGGCCATCTCCTTCAGGAAGGGCCGAAGGTATCGTCctctagcagtagcagcagtactaTCTTGGGCGAGCGTGGGAACGACGCCCAAGATCTCGTTGTGGAAAAAGGGAGCGCGACCTTCCTCGGGGCGAGTGAAGGACGCAAGCGCGTCCGCGAGGATGACGTCGAGCAGCGCGTCGGGGTTGGTGGAGGTGACGAGCGCATTGACGGAGTCGTCCGCCGCTCCGGAGTTGGTGCGGGCCAGCGCGGGgtcgatgctgggctcgtcggtgGAGGCGTTGGGGAGGACGAACCTCTCGGGGTCGTCTGGCGGATCGATGGCGAACTCAGCTTTGGCAGCCGCGTCCTCGCCACCGAAGAATCCGCCCCAATTGTCGGCATTGATGGATTCCTCGTAGCGCTGCTCGTCGGAGTCGACACCGCTGTCGAAGAGGTTGCCCCAGTTGTCGGCGACCACGTTGGCTCCGACAACCGTGGACTGGGTTGGAACAGGGACGCGTCTGAATGCCTCTCGCGCGGCATCCCACATGGCCCATTGCGCATCGAACTTGTCGAAGAGCTCGCTAATGGCGTCGAGGATGAGCTTCGTGTCGAGCGACATGTCGATGCAGTGCAGTCGAGGAAAACAGATCGAGGTAGAAAACTTTGAGGATCGAacacctctgataccaattgttagcAACTTAGGTCACTCAACTCAATTAGGCAGCACGAAGAACACAAATTTAGAGAATCTGATACAAATTCAGAGAAGAGTTTGGGGAATAGGAGTAAGGGAAAAACAGAAAGGAGAAGCGCAACAACTATAGTGATCTAGAAGGAAAAGGGATCTGGGTACATGAGAAGAGAGGGGTGGAGAAGATGAACAGTACGAGAAGTAGAAACTAGACAGTGTATGTTTCTGTAATAATTCTTTGATGTCCCGTTCCTCTCCCTCCTTGCTTCTTTGTAGCACAAGCCATCATATAGTTGGGCTGGACCATGGACTATTGGGCCGGCAGTCCCTAACAGAATTAAAGGCTAATCACGAAGATAGCGCTTGCGCTACAGGTAGAAAATGCAAGAGGAATTGCAATGAGATGGTTAGTGTGGGCTAAACGTCCAAAGTGGACAGGTGTACTCATGAACTCTCTTACGTTCTTGTGGAAGGGCCGGGCATTCAGGAGTAGCCTTGATTTGATTCAGAATAAGTCTGATCAAACTACAAACACATGTGTCATGGGTTGCTATACGATGAGATAAGCAACAGCGCAATATTCTCTCTATACAGTGGCAGAATGTCGAGGTAAACTTCAGCCGGGTGGTAAAATACATCTGTCTAATCCTAAGAAAAGGGGCTGTATAGGGTTATCCCGAGTAGATGGTGGAATACAAGAACACATGAGAATTAGAGTGGTTCGGACCACCGGAGTTAGGCATGGCAGttggacccgtgggtatggatacccgCGGGTTTCGTACCCGATGGACATGGATACGGATACAAAAATTTACTCGCGGGGTCTTATCGGGTCGGATACCCGACATATATCGGGTAGGGTATGGATATTATATTTTACCCGtgggtatccagtggatatccGAGATATCAATTTAACAATTATATAGACAATATTCAAAATGAGGCCCATGAAATTGAAGCCCAAAAAACCCTAAACTCCCACGGCCCACACGCCCACTGCCAACACTAGTCCcatctgccgccggccgcccatcACCACTCCCAGTCTCCCTCCCACACGCCATTTCCATATCCACACTACACGTCCGCACCCAACACCACTCCTCTAACCCCCCTTCTCACGGTGCGTTGCCACCATCCTAGGCCCAAGCACAATAGCACTGCCCAGATCTATTTCGGACTACCAGAGCTTGAATGCTGGTCTGATGGAGGTCGATGCCGTGCCACCCCGCCCAGGTGTGTGCGGTTCATCGACTCCCCATGATCTGCGCTGGAGCCCGAAGCTCAACGTCGCGCCAACGCCCAGGATCTGCACCGAAGGTCAACATCGCGCCACCCAGTTTCGCGCGGCCACGCCCGAGCTCCACGCCACCCCACCAGCTCCTCGCCCAAGCTCTGTTGACTCATGGCCTCGTCCGTCAATAGGCTCCTCCGCTTCGGCGAACCTGACAACAGCGCACCAAGCTCCATGTTGCCCGAGTCATACATTCAGGTAGCAGCCCCATTGAATTTTACATGTTGTTATTTATTCTATAATAACATATCCAGTGGGACCCGATACCCGACGGGTACCCGTTGGGCATGGGTACGGGTACAATTTCTCGTCCGATTAGCTTGGTAGGTATGGATATTTCTTGAAAGCTCGGTATAATATCGGGTTGGGTATCGTTATACCCGGACTTAACCtgacccgctgccatccctaaCCAGAGCGTAATATCCTACGTCCACTTATGAGTTATATTGTTGTGAGCTTGTGCTTGAGTCCAAGTGAACTCGTGAGAGCTTGAGTGTCCGTCCTCTTGTATCACATGTGCCATCTCTTTTATAGTCCAAGGGGGCAAGTACAAGGGTGTTGAGCCCCGATAGGTGGGCCCAACAATCTAGTATTAAATAAT of Zea mays cultivar B73 chromosome 8, Zm-B73-REFERENCE-NAM-5.0, whole genome shotgun sequence contains these proteins:
- the LOC103634720 gene encoding NAC transcription factor NAM-B2, giving the protein MMTVDLGLQAAPPPSSSGGVPSSCTALPPGFRFHPTDEELIVHYLRKRAAAAPCPAPVIAEVDIYKFDPWDLPAKAVFGEAEWYFFSPRDRKYPNGVRPNRAAGSGYWKATGTDKPITLSSSSSSSAAAAAGMIGVKKALVFYRGRPPKGVKTSWIMHEYRLAEALHAVVNAYRPTRFKNNASSSMRLDDWVLCRIYKKTTPQLAYSMSPPPHEEVEASSTSFMDGGGGFDLSRLHPADDSASVSADDDIMALAAAAATSYYAARPLPRPASISDYLLDYSAVSELFEATPLTETTAQPGTATDAAGGFYYDFGNGGGEPAAAASVVAQQHQLSPLKRRSSVDEDNCNGGITDMLHASSSSSSKRVMGDHHSSSSSMAANSSVFEPGQTSSHQLHDRI